One segment of Stappia sp. 28M-7 DNA contains the following:
- a CDS encoding PAS domain-containing sensor histidine kinase: protein MRVRRIGLVLVIVSLISITLTFFVLMGVTPIAPDGPVAQVAMVINGVLVAILLLLIGLEFAALLQARRRGRAAARLHGRIVTLFSVVAAVPAVLVAILATITLDRGLDRWFEDRTRLIIDNALTVAQAYLQEHARVLRGDLIAMASDIDRAKAVYDFEPTRFDSFFQTQTTLRALGGAYLMKPDGTVITRAVVNPDVEVILPPVEAFGQAAAGEPVLIAPGVSNLVGGVMKLSAYEDMYLYVTRAMDKRVVDYMRLAEDGASQYGRMEQSRFGVQVAFALVYTGVTLVLLLSSIWIGFGFANMLVAPIRRLIGAADQVSKGNLYVQVETDKSAGDLANLGATFNNMTAQLRGQRDALLAANDQIDRRRRFTEAVLSGVTAGVIGIDDTGRITLVNRSALSLLDVSESALLDEPLGRVVPELASVVEDVLARADDRMTETQVSLHRHGRERSVNVRVTSEQSTRSEHGFVVTLDDITDLVTAQRTSAWADVARRIAHEIKNPLTPIQLSAERIRRRYGKTIVDDDRTVFDQCIDTIIRQVGDIGRMVDEFSSFARMPKPTMSTSDLRTTVREAAFLQSVANPDISIRTDLPEVAVKARFDQRLVGQALTNVIKNATESVLAVPAGSGSKGRIDVTVHQDGETIAIEVVDNGIGLPVENRQRLLEPYMTTRDKGTGLGLAIVKKIMEEHGGGIELLDAPVRDESIGGGRGAMVRLTMVRNTADLPPDAGEASVTPETVATDGV, encoded by the coding sequence TTGCGCGTGCGCCGCATCGGCCTCGTGCTGGTCATCGTCTCGCTGATCTCCATCACGCTGACCTTTTTCGTGCTGATGGGCGTGACGCCGATCGCGCCGGACGGTCCCGTCGCGCAGGTCGCGATGGTGATCAACGGCGTGCTGGTGGCCATCCTGCTGCTGCTGATCGGGCTCGAGTTCGCAGCGCTTCTGCAGGCTCGGCGACGAGGGCGCGCGGCCGCCCGCCTGCACGGGCGCATCGTCACGCTGTTCAGCGTCGTGGCGGCGGTGCCGGCCGTTCTTGTCGCCATTCTCGCGACCATCACCCTCGACCGCGGCCTCGACCGCTGGTTCGAGGACCGCACGCGGCTGATCATCGACAATGCGCTCACCGTGGCGCAGGCCTACCTGCAGGAACACGCCCGCGTGCTGCGGGGCGACCTTATCGCGATGGCCAGCGATATCGACCGGGCCAAGGCGGTCTACGACTTCGAGCCGACCCGCTTCGACAGTTTCTTCCAGACGCAGACCACCTTGCGCGCGCTCGGCGGCGCCTATCTGATGAAGCCGGACGGCACGGTGATTACCCGCGCCGTCGTCAATCCGGACGTGGAGGTGATCCTGCCGCCGGTGGAGGCGTTCGGGCAGGCGGCGGCGGGCGAGCCGGTGCTGATCGCGCCGGGCGTATCCAACCTCGTCGGCGGCGTGATGAAGCTCTCCGCCTATGAGGACATGTACCTCTATGTCACCCGTGCGATGGACAAGCGCGTGGTCGACTACATGCGTCTGGCCGAGGACGGGGCCAGCCAGTACGGCCGCATGGAGCAGAGCCGGTTCGGCGTGCAGGTGGCCTTCGCGCTCGTCTATACCGGCGTCACCCTGGTGCTGTTGCTGTCCTCGATCTGGATCGGCTTCGGCTTTGCCAACATGCTGGTGGCGCCGATCCGCCGGCTCATCGGCGCTGCCGACCAGGTTTCCAAGGGCAATCTCTATGTCCAGGTGGAGACCGACAAGTCGGCTGGGGACCTTGCCAATCTGGGTGCCACCTTCAACAACATGACGGCGCAGCTGCGCGGTCAGCGCGATGCGTTGCTGGCGGCCAACGACCAGATCGACCGTCGCCGCCGCTTTACCGAGGCCGTGCTTTCGGGCGTCACCGCCGGCGTCATCGGCATCGACGATACCGGGCGCATCACGCTGGTGAACCGATCGGCGCTGTCTCTGCTCGATGTCAGCGAAAGCGCGCTGCTGGACGAACCTTTGGGGCGCGTGGTTCCGGAGCTTGCCTCGGTGGTGGAGGATGTGCTGGCGCGCGCCGACGACCGGATGACCGAGACGCAGGTCTCGCTGCACCGGCATGGACGCGAGCGCAGCGTGAACGTGCGCGTGACCAGCGAGCAGTCGACCCGCAGCGAGCACGGTTTCGTGGTCACGCTGGACGACATCACCGATCTCGTCACCGCCCAGCGCACCTCGGCCTGGGCCGACGTTGCGCGCCGTATCGCGCATGAGATCAAGAACCCGTTGACGCCGATCCAGCTGTCGGCGGAGCGTATCCGCCGGCGCTACGGCAAGACGATCGTCGACGACGACCGCACCGTGTTCGACCAGTGCATCGACACGATCATCCGCCAGGTTGGCGACATCGGGCGGATGGTCGACGAGTTCTCGTCCTTCGCGCGCATGCCGAAGCCGACGATGAGCACCAGCGACCTGCGTACCACGGTGCGCGAGGCAGCCTTCCTGCAGAGCGTCGCCAATCCGGACATCTCGATCCGCACCGACCTGCCGGAGGTGGCCGTCAAGGCGCGGTTCGACCAGAGGCTGGTCGGGCAGGCGCTGACCAACGTCATCAAGAACGCGACGGAATCCGTACTGGCGGTGCCGGCCGGCAGCGGCAGCAAGGGGCGGATCGACGTCACCGTGCACCAGGACGGCGAGACCATCGCCATCGAGGTGGTGGACAATGGCATCGGCCTGCCGGTGGAGAACCGCCAGCGGTTGCTGGAGCCGTACATGACGACGCGGGACAAGGGCACCGGCCTTGGTCTCGCAATCGTCAAGAAGATCATGGAAGAGCACGGCGGCGGCATCGAGCTTCTCGATGCGCCGGTGCGAGACGAGAGCATTGGAGGCGGACGAGGGGCCATGGTCCGCCTTACGATGGTACGAAACACGGCGGATCTTCCGCCAGACGCAGGCGAGGCGTCCGTGACCCCGGAGACGGTTGCTACAGATGGCGTATGA
- the ntrC gene encoding nitrogen regulation protein NR(I), producing MPTGTILVADDDAAIRTVLNQALSRAGYTVRLTSNATTLWRWVSSGDGDLVVTDVMMPDENAFDVLPRIKKLRPDLPVIVMSAQNTFMTAIRASEKGAYEYLPKPFDLKELTSIVGRALSEPRRIKMDEPEEAGENIPLVGRSPAMQEIYRVLARLMQTDLSVMINGESGTGKELVARALHDYGKRRNGPFVAINMAAIPRDLIEAELFGHEKGAFTGAQQRSAGRFEQADGGTLFLDEIGDMPMEAQTRLLRVLQQGEYTTVGGRVPIRTDVRIVAATNKDLRQLINQGLFREDLYYRLNVVPIRLPPLRERIEDIPDLVRHFFTLAEKEGLPAKQIETAAIDRLRRYRWPGNVRELENLVRRLSALYPQDVISAALIDQELSQPAPSVEEEENAQIDLSGSVERYLNTYFQAFGEALPPPGLYHRILREVEYPLIGAALAATRGNQIKAAELLGVNRNTLRKKIRDLDVQVIRSNR from the coding sequence ATGCCGACCGGGACCATCCTCGTTGCCGATGACGACGCCGCAATCCGCACGGTGCTGAACCAGGCGCTGTCACGCGCTGGCTACACCGTCCGGCTCACCTCCAACGCGACCACGCTCTGGCGCTGGGTCAGCTCCGGCGACGGCGACCTCGTCGTCACCGACGTGATGATGCCGGACGAGAACGCATTCGACGTCCTGCCGCGCATCAAGAAGCTGCGGCCGGACCTGCCGGTCATCGTCATGAGCGCGCAGAACACGTTCATGACGGCGATCCGAGCCTCGGAGAAGGGGGCTTACGAGTATCTGCCCAAGCCCTTCGACCTGAAGGAGCTGACCAGCATCGTCGGCCGCGCTCTTTCGGAGCCGCGCCGGATCAAGATGGACGAGCCGGAGGAGGCAGGCGAGAACATCCCGCTGGTCGGGCGCTCGCCGGCCATGCAGGAAATCTACCGGGTGCTCGCCCGTCTGATGCAGACCGACCTGTCGGTGATGATCAACGGCGAGTCGGGAACCGGTAAGGAGCTCGTCGCCCGCGCCCTGCACGACTACGGCAAGCGCCGCAACGGCCCCTTCGTTGCCATCAACATGGCGGCAATCCCGCGCGACCTGATCGAGGCCGAGCTGTTCGGCCACGAAAAGGGCGCCTTCACCGGTGCGCAGCAGCGCTCTGCCGGCCGCTTCGAGCAGGCCGACGGCGGCACGCTGTTCCTCGACGAAATCGGCGACATGCCGATGGAGGCGCAGACGCGGCTCCTGCGCGTCCTGCAACAGGGCGAATACACCACCGTCGGCGGGCGCGTGCCGATCCGCACGGACGTGCGCATCGTCGCGGCCACCAACAAGGACCTGCGTCAGCTGATCAATCAGGGCCTCTTCCGCGAGGACCTTTATTACCGGCTGAACGTGGTGCCGATCCGGCTCCCGCCGCTGCGCGAACGCATCGAGGACATTCCGGATCTGGTGCGGCACTTCTTCACGCTGGCCGAGAAGGAGGGGCTTCCGGCCAAGCAGATCGAGACGGCCGCCATCGACCGGCTGCGCCGCTATCGCTGGCCAGGCAACGTGCGCGAGCTGGAAAACCTCGTCCGGCGGCTTTCGGCGCTTTATCCGCAGGATGTGATCTCCGCGGCGTTGATCGATCAGGAACTCAGCCAGCCTGCGCCCAGCGTCGAGGAAGAGGAGAACGCCCAGATCGATCTCTCCGGATCGGTCGAGCGCTATCTCAACACCTACTTCCAGGCCTTTGGCGAGGCGCTGCCGCCTCCCGGGCTCTATCACCGCATCCTGCGCGAGGTTGAGTATCCGTTGATCGGTGCGGCGCTTGCCGCAACGCGAGGCAACCAGATCAAGGCGGCGGAGCTGCTCGGCGTGAACCGCAACACGTTGCGCAAGAAAATCCGCGATCTCGACGTCCAGGTGATCCGGTCCAACCGCTGA
- a CDS encoding nitrogen regulation protein NR(II) — protein sequence MRGAREAAASPIPGTNGQILDALPHPLILVDPQGRIVEANMAAESFFRASAQVLRRHPVSHFVPFGSPLLMLISQVRERGAPVNEYKVDISSPRIGAEKIVDIIAAPVTDRPGAVVLMLQERGMAEKIDRQLTSRGAARTVSGLATMLAHEIKNPLSGIRGAAQLLEASAAEDDRPLTRLIMDETDRIVKLVDRMEVFSDERPVEREPVNIHVVLDHVQRLANSGFARNIPINVEYDPSLPLVLANRDQLVQVFLNLVKNASEAVAGEPAGEITLTTAYRPGIRLSVPGSRERVSLPLEFCVRDNGPGVPEDLLPHLFDPFVTTKANGSGLGLALVAKIIGDHGGVIECDSQPGRTVFRILMPAYATQDEI from the coding sequence ATGAGAGGCGCACGCGAAGCCGCTGCCAGTCCCATCCCCGGCACCAACGGCCAGATCCTCGATGCCTTGCCGCATCCGCTGATCCTGGTCGACCCGCAAGGGCGCATCGTCGAGGCCAACATGGCGGCGGAAAGCTTCTTCCGCGCCAGCGCGCAGGTGCTGCGCCGGCATCCGGTGTCCCATTTCGTACCCTTCGGAAGTCCGCTCCTGATGCTGATCTCGCAGGTCAGGGAGCGCGGTGCGCCAGTCAACGAATACAAGGTGGACATCAGCTCGCCCCGCATCGGCGCGGAGAAGATCGTCGACATCATCGCCGCGCCGGTAACCGACCGGCCGGGGGCCGTTGTCCTGATGCTGCAGGAACGGGGCATGGCGGAAAAGATCGACCGCCAGCTGACGTCCCGCGGGGCGGCGCGCACGGTCTCGGGTCTTGCCACGATGCTGGCGCACGAGATCAAGAACCCGCTGTCCGGCATTCGCGGCGCGGCGCAGCTGCTGGAGGCCTCGGCCGCCGAGGACGACCGTCCGCTCACGCGGCTGATCATGGATGAGACCGACCGGATCGTGAAGCTGGTCGACCGGATGGAGGTGTTCTCCGACGAGCGGCCCGTGGAGCGCGAGCCGGTCAACATCCATGTGGTGCTCGACCATGTGCAGCGCCTCGCCAATTCCGGCTTTGCGCGCAACATCCCGATCAATGTCGAATACGACCCGTCGCTGCCGCTGGTCCTGGCCAATCGCGACCAGCTGGTGCAGGTGTTCCTCAATCTGGTGAAGAACGCCAGCGAGGCGGTGGCGGGCGAACCGGCGGGCGAGATCACGCTGACCACGGCCTATCGCCCCGGCATCCGTTTGTCGGTGCCGGGCTCGCGGGAGCGGGTGAGCCTGCCGCTCGAATTCTGCGTGCGAGACAATGGTCCGGGCGTTCCCGAGGACCTGCTGCCGCATCTCTTCGACCCCTTCGTGACGACCAAGGCCAACGGCTCCGGCCTGGGGCTTGCCCTGGTCGCCAAGATCATCGGCGACCATGGCGGCGTCATCGAATGTGACAGCCAGCCCGGCCGAACCGTTTTCCGAATCCTGATGCCCGCCTACGCGACGCAGGACGAAATCTGA